In Fusarium oxysporum f. sp. lycopersici 4287 chromosome 6, whole genome shotgun sequence, a single window of DNA contains:
- a CDS encoding phosphatidylserine decarboxylase codes for MLSVSAFFHNVLNYLLSWVHPNAHWGWLSCNRKTGQLEREIIPLGKKLKLLFLFNHITEWIDTTHAMRLYMHNKSLEKGKKEASPASKQQISKFVDYYGINMDDFDPSDINEYNTFEDFFARAHKAGSRPIHRPDDALTAVVVADSRVVTYESVAETKKIWIKGHDFSITNLVMDTQLGSKYENAAVASFRLSPQDYHRYHSPVTGKIKLFRSIPGDYYQVDPVALQSQVDILTRNRRAYVIIETAEFGDVLFVAIGATNVGSVVIHEQFQKSGVQVNKGDELGHFQFGGSSIIVAFQMERIKFDNDLLQLSKRRIQVSVEVGMSLGRATRSTRRGEMSPAPTYAEVADPNA; via the exons ATGTTGAGTGTTTCGGCTTTCTTCCACAACGTCCTCAACTATTTACTTTCATGGGTACATCCA AATGCCCACTGGGGATGGTTGTCTTGCAATCGTAAA ACTGGGCAACTCGAGCGGGAGATAATCCCGCtcggcaagaagctcaagctcctcttccTGTTCAACCATATCACTGAATGGATCGATACGACACACGCCATGCGACTTTATATGCACAATAAGTCCCTAGAAAAGG GTAAGAAAGAGGCATCTCCAGCATCCAAGCAGCAAATTAGCAAATTCGTTGATTATTATGGTATCAACATGGATGACTTTGACCCTTCGGATATTAATGAGTATAACACATTCGAAGACTTTTTCGCCCGAGCGCATAAAGCCGGCTCAAGGCCGATCCACCGGCCTGATGATGCATTAACCGCGGTCGTTGTGGCCGATTCAAGAGTTGTCACGTACGAATCAGTTGCAGAAACAAAGAAGATTTGGATTAAAGGCCATGATTTCAGCATTACCAATCTCGTCATGGACACACAACTCGGTTCAAAGTACGAAAACGCAGCCGTTGCCAGCTTTCGCCTATCACCACAAGACTATCATCGATACCACTCACCTGTGACCGGCAAAATCAAATTATTTCGGAGTATTCCCGGCGACTACTATCAAGTCGATCCTGTTGCTTTACAGAGTCAAGTAGATATCTTAACGAGAAATAGAAGGGCGTATGTCATCATCGAGACGGCTGAATTTGGCGATGTCTTGTTTGTCGCCATCGGAGCAACGAATGTGGGATCAGTCGT CATACATGAGCAATTTCAGAAAAGTGGCGTACAGGTCAATAAGGGTGATGAGCTGGGACATTTTCAGTTTGGCGGCTCTTCCATTATTGTCGCATTCCAGATGGAGAGGATTAAATTTGACAACGATCTGTTGCAGTTAAGCAAGCGGCGTATTCAAGTCTCGGTCGAGGTTGGTATGAGCTTGGGTCGTGCAACCCGTTCAACCCGGCGAGGCGAGATGTCTCCCGCACCTACGTATGCTGAAGTTGCAGATCCAAATGCTTAA